The DNA window CTCTTTGCCTAAGAGAATTTCAAACCTAGAGATTATTATTAGCTCTCTAAGTTCTTCTAGGATATCCAGAAATAATGCATTAAAAGAAGCGGTGTcatggtggctctgtggttagcactgtcgcctcacaacaaaaaagtcactggtttaagtcccagccaggtcagttggcatttctgtgtgtagtttgcatgttctccccgtgttcgcgtgggtttcctaacATGCCAAAGACATAtcgtatatgtgaattgaataaacaaaattggccatactgtatgtatgtgaatgagtgtgtatggacgtttctTAATTCTATGCATGATAccttggtggttcatttcactgttgcgacccctgatgaataaagggactaagccgaaggaaaatttataaatgaattcaAAGAAAATGAAGTATGAATGCTTATTTACTGGGTGGTGTGATAACACTACAGTTATGTTAGTTGATAAGTTGGTTTAAGAAGCTAATGAGTGAAGTCATGTGGTTGAAACCAAATGCAAATGAAGGGTCAAAGACGTTGTGTACTGCAGTATGTTGTGTAAGGTGGGGCTGAAGGTGCTTGCGGTCTCTGCAGGATGTATTTAGACGCTGCAGTCCCTCCTGGCTGCATTAATATTGCTCACCAGTACAATATTTGTGTAACAGTTTCTACTTTCATAGGTTGATCCTCCGTTCAGATGCAAAACGTATCAATCACAACAACCTTCATTTGTCTGTCTGGCTTCTAAACTGACAGTAGCTGTATTAACATGGATATAAAACATAGAcatggacagttttttttttttatatgataaGTAATCACATTCCACACAAtctcaaatgttgttttagtTATTGTGAAATACCTGAGCTAAATTATTCAATCTGATTATCTGGTTAAATTTGAATTACTTTCATGCACAAGTTATTGATCATGTAGGAAAACAGTAGCATTGTTTTTCCTcgctgcatttaatttttgttaCTGATAGTAATTTTGTTCACTGATAAAAGATTTTAGATCACTATAAATAgcttttattcagaaatttatgtAATATTCTATTTTATGCTCATGCTTAAGATTAAAaatatcattgatttattaatatagaaattaataaatcagcaccaaggctgcatttattattaatgttaattttcCTTATGTATAATTAAAGTGTAACCTTTTCATCTGTTCCTGTGATGTCAAAGCTGGATTTTCAGTCTTAAATGTCACATGACCGTACAGAAAGGATTCTAATATTCTGATTTGCTGACcaagattaaaatatttattcatattattatcataatcattATCGTTGTTGAACACGGTTgttctgcttaatatttttgtgaaaacccTGATGCTATTTTCAATATTCTGTAAATAGAAATTTTAAACGAACATTATTTAGTTAAAGAAGAAATGCTTTGTAGCATTATAAATGCAACTTTAgtcaatttaatgcatttttgctgaataaaatgattaatttatacggacctcaaacttttgaacagtagtgttATAGACAGTTTTAATTGACCAATAAAAGATTATCATGGAAATTATTAGCGTAACTACCTTAGCgtaatttttgttgtgtttcctgattacttaatgttttttaattttatgtaataatgTTCACGTTTGTCAAGCTGCTTTCGAatgataattattgtaaaaagtagGACTGGGTACCAATCAAAAAACTTCCATATCTGTACCGATACCGATCCTTTAAATTCAATACTGGCTCCCAGTCgatactttttaaatatacaattCAATGTCAAATCTTGTTTGGAAACTGCTATTGAATTTAAAGTATCAGTATCGGTACCGATATCGAAAATGTCTCATCCCTAgtgaaaagtgctataaaaataaacaattgaatttaattgaaccaTTTTCTTAAGCTTTGCGCATGCCTTGCGCGTTGTGGTACATTTagacttctgcgcgctgtttgtgttgctctgcaataacattcagtaaacaaagtttttaaatgctagctggcagtgatgtttttatgttcttctgtgtcgagtttctgcgctgatgttttgttttttctgaacgctaccttattgtaaaagtagctcaaactcgatccttttgaggcaggaaccggggGACATGCAACAgttttaatcataaggtaaacacaaaacaacagtttccatctgggTCTGAAAAGTTTGCACAGCTCTCgttcccgcccacactcgtcagtgctaccaagccaaccaatcacagagcttgcgctacgcgtcattgcgacatgtagttaaatattttgagaggtgcgtgtcgGCAACGGCCATGGCGAGGGCTTTGCGCTGGAGCATATGcatgtgcttgacgcagaagtataaatcagccttaacttgTGTTGTCATATTTAGTTCAAATCAGGTTTTGTTAGTCTTATATGGCCACAGCACTGGAGATCTGCCAAAAATCCTTATTCTCCACTTCTTCTGTGCTCTCCTCTCTGTTTAATCCTGTTCAGAGATGAAGGAGGCCAAAGCGCAATCAGCTGACCATGAACTTTCCCAGCAGCTGGATTTCAGAAGAGCTGGAAAAAAAGCATGgatatcgtgtgtgtgtgtgaggatttGGGGTGTGACCATGAAGTGCGGGGCCCCATCATAAGAGCATAGTGCtactttaatgaaaaaaaaaaaaaaaaaaaaagaaagcctaGAGTGCGGGCGATGGACTTGGACTGTGGGTGAAGAAGGGTAGAGGGGGTTGGGTGTCCCTCATTCAAGTCTCTTGCAGCCAGGAGTGCAGTTCCAGACAGACGAACAATGGGGGCAACTGAGTCCGGAGGGGGTGGGGGACTCCAGGGGGCCCGTGGCACAAGAGCAGACCCTGAGAAAGCAAGACTGCATACAGGAGAAGAGTGTCTGTGACATGATACCAGAAGAGTGTAAAAAAGCCCAGATTGGTTGGCACTACTCAATATGTGGATGGTGTGTAATTCAGGGCATTTAAAAGTCTTGAAGTGATGGAAGTGTATTGACATATGAATACTATTGTATATTTGCTAAGTATGAATTAATAATTATGTAGATCACAAAACAGTTGTAACCCATCCCCCATGTCAACTTAAAGGCAGTGTACACGCAAAGTATGAATATTGTACATGTatacatagacatcacctatatactatataactggaGGTTAACTATTTTATATATAGGAGTTATTAGTAATTAGTTAGTTGTTAATTGAAGTAATTAGTAACTAAtgaagttatggtaactaataaccttaacatttttgattgtaatgcaataatgtgcaccttttgtaaagctgcattGAAACAATagttattgtgaaaagtgctgtaaaagtaaacttgaattgaattctgtcatcatttgctcatttaCACTCTCACCTGCATGACCTTTCATTCtgtgaaaacaaaataagattttttaaatggaagaaattataattaaaatatctaaaatatgctgcacataattaaaaaaatcataaagattTGGAATGACTTGACATGAAAAAGGATGACAGTTTTGTTTTGaataaactgtccctttaaggcaagtcaaacATCTTCCTGAATGATTGTAAAGATTATAATTActatagttaaaaaaattaatggaCGTTGGCAGCTTATTAGAATTCACTCTGCTTTAAAGGGACagatgacaaaagagcagtgcaTGCTAATTTTACAACAAACGTGCTTATTTTGCCTATATcgctttagtttaaaaaaatgtgtttgaaattgTGTTGCAATTATATACTGTTAGCAAACATCTGAATGCAGTGCACACTGCTGGGGGAAAtaggaaaattaaataaacatgcaaaagaAATGAAAGTGCAGAGAAAACAGCAGGTAAGAAAGCATAACaatgcaaatgttttataaacTCTGCAATTCATTATAAACTTTCACATCAAATTTATAGCTGTTTATACAATCCATTtctttaaagaggacctattttaattattttacaagatgtaagataagcctgttgtgtctccagaatgtgcctgtaaagtttcagctcaaaatacccatcagattatttattatagcctccagaatctgctaATTTTTGTGTTTggtacattgtagctgtttttgtagcatgtggctttaaatgcaaatgagctgcttctctccCCCCTCCGTTTTTatgtgcgtgtctgcttctcatcatttgttacgtcagataaacagcagtgaCAGAGACAGAGTCAGATGAAGTTGAAATACAGCTCATTTGTCTAAAATACTAAgttagtttatttgatgtatttgcagtggagtttattcaagcctctCTGAAATGTTGAGTCACACACAGATGCCATTTGCAGTACACTCACACAAAGACATATgcacgtttactgacaccatgcagccATGGTGATTGCAGCAGTAAGAATGacatagcgattttactgtctttattacaaacatgctctttttaaaaaaaaaaaaattaaacttacAAAAATCACAGAGAGTAGTAGCAAATATTTttatcccagtttatttgcaaaataatgttctgtggacatgtgtatccatgttattatagaaacatggtgcctgtcaatcaattcggtgggcggggaaaaccacaCTTCTACGTCACGTTGCGGTCGGTCTCAAAAACACtaggatttgggtcctattttgaCATCTGGAcgtttttaaaaagagacttgttgggtttatatcactccaggatgacagtggacacactatacacacacaaagttctgtccaaacagcttacaaaagttgattttcatcataggtgccctttaatcaaAGCAGGTTTATAGTTTTATACTTGAAAAAGGAGGTCAGTTTCACAAAAaaatcttgtgttttatttgtttatttgaccttGATGCATTGAAGGGAAAAAAgtaaagatataataaataagataaaGCAAAATTAAGGAAAGTTACTTTCAAACGTAATTACTACACCATCAACACGATCCAATTGTAGTTTGAAGGTGTTTACCAGCTGATGCTGGATTTTTCATTCCGCAAGTACTAATTATTCACCAATGTCAAAATGCTAATGTAATTATatgtaacccaggttactagtgggtagtaTACAGCATTAGAGCAAATAGAAATATGAGgaaaaaacattggcagaatactcgattaaataatatacattaaaattatttacttatataaataatttacaatagagtattatacagcattcaagggaatagtgctttagaatgacatcatcgtgctttacactatagcagcagatcagctttccaaacaataacaaatctcgcttgtctgttagcttgtgtttaccgttgctatggtgattcagtgttcgcaagggaaagcagagatgtaagttgttatattaataaaagtaatataactattagatttacatcttttaatgttttaatgcgtattaactgtgaaaattgactattaataagatgctgacatgatttcaatcatatatttttaatgaaggattgagagagaaaaaaaacaagatttgtctctgagagtgaaatctgcacacgagtgccacctggagttttcctgtttgtttcattttgattttgaatgatttccttggtgagttcgttttttttttattattattattgttttcattataacatgatttaaactagtgtcgaaaaatgtgttttattaattaaccATTTGTTTGGTCTAGTAAAAAACTCAAagtattatacagagtattatacaagtgattgtgtaaagtttaagtgagaaagaaagtaaaatgttgtcatttgtaaaaagaaaatgccaaataggagagagaaataggaaaaacacagaaattcagcatagagaagcatatacatggttatttactgttgctgtttatttagaaatgtgtttagctGAGTTAATGCATtcactgtaaaatgctaatggtttctttggccttgtgttttcaaggccaggttttttttttcttttccttggttttgttcgtttgtgcatcttcttctgatttttcatcggtgagatgttctattgacgtcagttgctggatgtgatctgctctggattcgaattaattgaagtttgaactcttttctggatttgaattgtctcaacttccatcgGTGCGTGTCTCattgtggagttggactggcgagcctcccattgagtggattctttggatacacctgttgaaaagatacaaagtaaaacctattcagcgtcatggtaggagtgtaaatttacaacacactcacaagtgcaacatcctggatctctggaactgaatttgcaacctagttgttttgcaaaagaatctttttgaaagtttatcacctttactggacttttggaacattttgaaatgttttaactgaatgttttattttcatttttattttatttgtacattgttccTTTAGAGTGTTCATTCGTTGAAATTTTTGAATCTTTATAGAGAGAGGTTAACTGATTTAAGAAGGGAAATCttgattatatgttaaataataatacaattttaatattgtattattaacttacacttgcaaacctttaatatagtactgttattagcatattaatattatattattgttataatagtaaccaaaatataatattagccttaacaatagaaaaacagaaaaacaacaatattaacttaccttattagtgatatagcctgtgaagaaagagaagtgttattagagagtgtaaataagattgaggtcattagataagtgtgaaaaaaacctagaatttgttttatttatttatttttatttatttatttattttatatttctgtgaacattttacaatacaatattttattattcttacctctgtgtccgagtccttcactgttgttgtatcttctctctctttggaggaatttagacttctgagcatctggtccattgattaaatcttataatacatttgtgtaCCGAGGGTTACATACCAAAAAgtggcgagccagccaggagagaGATTGCAACAACAGTGTCTAATTACAGTATTCGAGTTcactataaatattacaaatcggAGAGAACTTTAACGTCATGGATATCATAGAAAAAGAGAATGTAGATATCTCAAAAACAGTGATTGTGGGTGGAATGACACTGACTGAGACAGACTCAGATTTAGAGTCATGGCTTTTAAGATATGGTAGTATTAACCGACATCTTCTCATTGATGACCCTGACTGTGAGTTTCATCGACATGCTATCATAGAGTTTACACATAACTCCGCGATGAAAACATTGATGCCTCTTTTGCCTTTAACTGTAGTTAGTATGTCAAACCCAAGTACCACTTTTATGGTACATGCTTTAAGCTGCGTCTACCCCCATATTGCTAGTGATAGTGCTACTAATGGATATCTGGAGGAATTGCAAAACATTGCTAGTTTTAGTGGGAAATCCATTGAGGAAGTACTCCAAACAGAGTTACTGAAAATTAAATTTGGTCCTTCTCATGCTGAGTCACTACCTGTTTTGGATAAAAAGCTTGAATTTCCAAATGCAGCACGTTCTCAAATACTTGATCGTAGCACAGTCAGTTCACCAAATAGACTGCTGTCCCCAGTCATATCACAAAGTATGATTACTGAACAAACAGCTTTTCCTTCATCTAGAATTTCACCATTTCATGAAGTTGAGTCAACAAATTCAAAAAACCTGTCCAAGGAAAGCCTTAACCATAGAAGTACTAAACCCACAGTAACAGTGTCATCCCATCCAGCACTTACCATGGATATAATTGATCCTCCTAGCGTGCAAAAGGTAGTAGTTGAGCACATTGTCCGCACAAATGACACAGCTCCAATGCACCATACCTCTTTTCGCCTCCGATCTTTCTCTGGAAAAATTCCTAGACCTGTTAATGAGCCAGATTTTGACACTTGGCGTGCCAGTGTTGATCTCCTGCTGACAGATCCTTCTATATCTGACTTAAATCGAGCCAGAAAAATCATAGACAGTCTGCTTCCCCCTGCTGCAGATATTGTTAAACATGTCCCACCAAACAGTTTACCTGCAGTATATCTAGAATTGCTGGAGTCTGTATATGGCTCTGTAGAAGATGGAGATGAGTTATTAGCCAGATTTATGAATAGCTTCCAAAACAATGGTGAGAAGCCTTCAACTTACCTGCACAGATTACAAGTTCTCTTAAGCACAGCTATTCGACGAGGTGGGATATTTGAAGAAGAGAGAAACCGATATCTTCTAAAGCAGTTTTGTCGCGGCTGTTGGGACAGTTTTCTAATTGCTGACCTTCAATTAGAAAGGAGAAAAGCCTCTCCTCCTTCATTTGCAGAATTAGTAGTTCTCATCCGTACAGAAGAAGATAAAAATGCCTCTAAAGAAGAAAGAATGAGAAAACATTTAGGGCTAAATAAACACTATCCTGCCCCCTCGAAATTCAGACTGTCAGCTCACCAGATATCTGCCCACCAAAGTGAAACGCAGGATGATCAAACTGACACATCTCTCGCAAAGCAAGTGTGTGAACTTCAAGCTCAAGTTGTTGCACTGCAAAAGCCTTTAAaccagaaagaaaagaaaaaaaatgcaaaaccagATGAAGTGAGTGAGCTGAGAAATGTTGTCACTGAGTTACAGGCACAGATTACAGCCATGCAAACTACAGCCACTCCAAAAATTAAAAGTGATGTAGAAGCAACTGAAATTGCTGACTTAAAGAAACAGATTGCTGATTTAAAGGTTCAGCTGACTGCCCCTGATATGTATAGAAACCGCACCAGAAACTTGCTGCCTGAACCTAGAGCAACAGATTGTTACAGAGCTAGTAAACTACCTGAAAGTAGACCTCGTCCGGGGTATTGTTTTAGATGTGCGGAAGATGGTCATCTTGCCAGCAGCTGTAGTAATGCTCCTGACCCTACTAAAGTTGCTGAGAAAAAACGCAAGTTAAGGGAGCGACAAGCCCAGTGGGATACCCAACAAGTAGCAATAATGAATCCTTTAAACTGAGGACGGTCTCTGTAGAGGGGCATACAGAGACTAAGAGAAATAATAATTGCCCTGAGAAACGTAAACAATTGTTCAACCAAAATGCGTGTGACGCACCCCCTTTGAGAAATTTACCAAGAGGATTAGTGGGAGTGAAGTGTACTGCCCAAATAACTGTTGGTAATAAAAGAGTTTCCTGCCTTCTGGACACAGGGTCCCAAGTAACTACTGTTCCCTGGTCATTTTATCAAGAGAATTTATCAAATTGTCCACTTAAATCATTGGATAACTTGCTGGAAGTGGAAGGGGCAAATGGTCAAACAGTGCCTTATCTTGGATATGTGGAATTGACTCTTAAGTTTCCCAGAGAGTTCCTTGGAACAGAGACAGAAGTGCCCACTTTAGCCCTGGTAGTCCCAGATTTGATGAACACTCCCCAAGTTCTAATTGGCACAAATTCATTAGATGCTCTTTACAGTAACTATGTCCAACAATCTGCTTCCTTTCCTCAATCAAACTTCCATGGTTACCGTGCAGTACAAAAAGTTTTAGAAGCAAGATACAAACAAGCGAGTGCTGATGTAGTGGGCTGTATCAAATTCAAGGGACATGTTCCAGAGGTAGTACCTGCAGGATGTACAGTGGTTCTTGATGGACATGTTCTAGTTAATTGTCCTCATGTAGGGAAATGTGTAGCTCTAGAGTCACCAACTTCACCCGCTTTACCCGGTGGTTTGCTAGTTGCCAGCTGTTTGCATTCCTTACCCACCAAAAAACATCAACAGTTACCAGTTGTGTTACGGAATGAAACTCAGACCGACATTACCATCTATCCCAGAACTATAATTGCTGAATTGCGGGCAGTCCAAGAAGTAATAAAGAGTGGGCCAGTAAATTCCAGCACTGTCAATAAAGAACTTTCTGCTTGTTCCAATCTCAAATTTGACTTTGAAAATTCCCCATTGACACCTGAATGGAAGAAACGAATAACGGATCAATTAAATTCCATGCCTGAAGTCTTCGCCTTGCATGACTTAGATTATGGACATACAAACAAAGTCACTCACCGAATAAAGCTTAATGATGAGACTCCTTTCAAACACAGACCTCGACCCATACATCCTCAGGACATTGATGCAGTACGAAAACATTTGCAAGACTTGTTAGCAGCTGGAATTATCCGAGAGTCAGAATCCCCTTTTGCCTCCCCCATAGTAGTTGTAAGAAAGAAAGACAATTCTgtacgtctttgcattgacttcagaaAGCTGAACTCACAAACCATTAAAGATGCCTATGCCCTGCCAAATCTGGAAGAGGTCTTTTCAGCATTAACTGGTTCGAAATGGTTCTCTGTCCTTGACTTAAAATCAGGATATTATCAGATTGAGATGGAGGAAGCTGACAAAAGTAAAACTGCCTTTGTGTGTCCCTTGGGGTTCTGGGAGTTCAATAGGATGCCCCAAGGCATTACCAATGCCCCAAGTACGTTTCAAAGGCTGATGGAAAGATGCATGGGTGACTTGAATAGAAAAGAGGTATTGGTCTTCATCGATGATCTGATCATTTTCTCTGAAAGTTTAGAAGAGCATGAATCAAGGCTGATGCACGTTTTGAAAAGGCTCAAAGAATATGGACTGAAGCTATCGCCTGAAAAGTGCAAGTTTTTCCAGACTTCTGTTCGATACCTTGGTCATATTGTATCAGAAAATGGAGTGGAGACGGATCCAGTGAAAATCGAGGCCCTAAAAACCTGGCCAAGACCAAGAAATCTCAAAGAATTAAGATCTTTTCTGGGATTTTCTGGATACTATAGGAGGTTCATTCAGGATTATTCCAAGATAATCAAACCCCTTAATGACCTCACAGTAGGGTATCCACCTCTTCAAAAACGTCACCTACAAGAGAACAAGAATAAGCAATATCTGGACCCCAAAAAGGAATTCGGAAACAGATGGAATCAGCCCTGTCAACAAGCCTTTGACATGATTATTGAGAAACTCACCTCTGCACCTGTTCTGGGATTTGCAGACCCAAAGCTTCCTTATGTTCTGCATACTGACGCCAGTACCACTGGGCTTGGGGCAGCCTTATACCAGAAACAAGAGGGACAAATGCGGGTCATTGCTTTTGCAAGCAGAGGGTTGACAAGAAGTGAAAGCCGGTATCCAGCTCACAAGCTAGAATTTCTAGCTCTTAAATGGGCAGTCACATCTAAATTCAGTGACTATTTGTATGGAACAGAATTTGTGGTCGTAACTGATAGCAACCCTTTAACTTACATTCTGACATCTGCAAAGCTTGATGCTACCAGTTATCGCTGGTTGTCAAGTCTGTCCACTTACAATTTCAAGCTCCAGTATAGGGCTGGAAGTCAAAACTGTGATGCAGATGGCCTTTCAAGACGACCACATGGTGAGCTTTTAGATGACCCTGCAtctcagaaagagagagagagaattaaacAGTTTACCCTTCATCATTTGGATGAATTTGGAGTTGAAGATTCTCTTATCCTCCCAGAGGCCATAAAAGCCATCTGTGATCGACATCAGATTGGAAATTCCTCACATAAATGCAAATTTTCCAACCCTTCCATTGCCCTTGTTGAGTCCTTAGCCCTGCATGCAGATGTATTACCAAATGAGTTTGAACAAGAAAATGAGCATGGTCTTCCAGTCATTCCTTACCTGTCCAACGAAGAGTTAAAGAGACAGCAGAGAATGGATCCTCATCTCAAATTCATTATTGATTGTTTACAGCGGAATGAAAAACCTTCTAGTTCAAAAGACCAATCGCTTGCTGTTACTCTGTGGATAAGGGAATGGAGCAGATTAGAATTAAGGGATGGATTGCTTTATAGGAAGAAGCAAGATCAGGAAAGCACTCACTATCAATTAGCCTTACCTGTAGCTTTACGTGGAACAGTGTTGAAGAGTCTCCATAATGATATGGGACACATGGGCATGGAGAGGACACTTGACCTTGTCAGGACCAGATTCTTTTGGCCAAAAATGTCATCATCTGTGGAAGAGAAAATTAAGACATGTGAGAGATGTGTACGTAGAAAAGCGTTTCCTGAAAAAGCAGCTGAAATGATGAACATCAAGACTACCAGACCATTGGAGTTGGTCTGTATGGACTTCTTGTCTTTAGAGCCAGATCAGAGTAACACCAAAGATATATTAGTTATTACAGATCACTTCACCAAATATGCGGTGGCTGTGCCTACCAGAAACCAGAAGGCACAGACTGTGGCTAGATGTTTATGGGAAAACTTTCTAGTACATTATGGATTTCCGGAAAGACTGCACAGTGATCAAGGACGAGATTTTGAGTCAAGCCTCATCAAAGAGCTATGTCTCGTCGCAGGTATACACAAAGTGAGAACTACTCCTTACCACCCAAGAGGAAATCCAGTGGAGAGATTCAATAGGACCCTTCTCCAAATGTTGGGTACTCTTGAAAACAAAAAGAAGTCATGCTGGAAGGAGTTTGTCAAGCCTTTGGTGCATGCCTACAATTGCACTCGAAATGATGTAACAGGATACACTCCCTATGAACTTATGTTTGGTAGACAGCCCAGGCTGCCAGTCGACTTAGCCTTTGGGTTACCTGTGGATCGTTCTACCAAATCCCACTCTCAGTATGTAAAAGATCTGAAAGAAGGTTTAAGAGAGAGCTATGAAATTGCCATCAAAAACTCTGCAAAAGTAGCCCAACGTAACAAGCGCAGATTTGACAAACATGTGGTTGTTTCTACTCTTGACGTGGGAGATAAAGTCCTTGTGCGAAATTTGAGGCTAAGAGGAAAGAACAAACTGGCAGACAAATGGGAACCAGATGTCTATGTAGTTATCCGTAAAGCTGGAGATCTCCCAGTGTATGTAGTCCAGCCTGACGGAAAGACTGGTCCAGTTCGAACTTTACACAGAGACTTACTTCGACCTTGTGGATATTTGTCTGAAAATGAAATTGAAGAAATGAGTCCTCCAAATGTTCAACGTAAGCCCAGAACTAGGTCTAGCTCTGCTCTAGAATTTGCTCCCAAAGGACATCAAATGAGTGATCAGTCAGAATCTGAGGATGACTCTCTATATATTAGAAATGCAG is part of the Danio rerio strain Tuebingen ecotype United States chromosome 15, GRCz12tu, whole genome shotgun sequence genome and encodes:
- the LOC141377840 gene encoding uncharacterized protein, which translates into the protein MDIIEKENVDISKTVIVGGMTLTETDSDLESWLLRYGSINRHLLIDDPDCEFHRHAIIEFTHNSAMKTLMPLLPLTVVSMSNPSTTFMVHALSCVYPHIASDSATNGYLEELQNIASFSGKSIEEVLQTELLKIKFGPSHAESLPVLDKKLEFPNAARSQILDRSTVSSPNRLLSPVISQSMITEQTAFPSSRISPFHEVESTNSKNLSKESLNHRSTKPTVTVSSHPALTMDIIDPPSVQKVVVEHIVRTNDTAPMHHTSFRLRSFSGKIPRPVNEPDFDTWRASVDLLLTDPSISDLNRARKIIDSLLPPAADIVKHVPPNSLPAVYLELLESVYGSVEDGDELLARFMNSFQNNGEKPSTYLHRLQVLLSTAIRRGGIFEEERNRYLLKQFCRGCWDSFLIADLQLERRKASPPSFAELVVLIRTEEDKNASKEERMRKHLGLNKHYPAPSKFRLSAHQISAHQSETQDDQTDTSLAKQVCELQAQVVALQKPLNQKEKKKNAKPDEVSELRNVVTELQAQITAMQTTATPKIKSDVEATEIADLKKQIADLKVQLTAPDMYRNRTRNLLPEPRATDCYRASKLPESRPRPGYCFRCAEDGHLASSCSNAPDPTKVAEKKRKLRERQAQWDTQQVAIMNPLN